One genomic segment of Candidatus Fukatsuia endosymbiont of Tuberolachnus salignus includes these proteins:
- the tusD gene encoding sulfurtransferase complex subunit TusD: MHCLNYCLLVTGPAYGTQQASSAYQFAKALLVAGHQLTSVFFYREGVLNANQLTAPATDEFDLVRAWQKLARDKAITLNVCVAAALRRGVSDQAVQGDLGVASLQPNFTFSGLGTLAEALWTCDRVVQF; encoded by the coding sequence ATGCACTGTTTGAACTATTGTTTGCTGGTTACTGGCCCTGCATACGGCACTCAGCAAGCCAGCAGCGCTTATCAATTTGCAAAAGCGTTGTTGGTTGCAGGTCATCAGTTGACTAGCGTTTTTTTTTATCGCGAAGGGGTGTTGAACGCGAATCAATTGACGGCACCGGCCACAGACGAATTTGATCTGGTGCGGGCATGGCAAAAGTTAGCTCGCGATAAGGCAATAACACTCAACGTCTGCGTAGCAGCAGCATTGCGGCGTGGTGTCAGCGATCAAGCGGTACAGGGTGATCTTGGCGTGGCCAGCTTACAACCCAATTTTACATTTAGCGGCTTGGGCACGCTGGCTGAAGCGCTGTGGACCTGTGACCGTGTGGTGCAATTTTAG
- the tusC gene encoding sulfurtransferase complex subunit TusC, with product MNSVAFVFTHSPHGSAAGREGLDALLAVSALTDDADRVAVFFIADGVLQLLPQQQPEKILARDYIATFGVLSLYDVKKCYLCATSLEQRGLDINGEWAIDDVTLLSPADLSRQLKTYDVVLTF from the coding sequence ATGAACTCGGTCGCCTTTGTTTTCACACACTCGCCTCACGGTTCCGCCGCAGGCAGAGAAGGGTTGGATGCGTTGCTTGCTGTTTCGGCATTGACGGATGATGCGGACAGGGTTGCGGTGTTCTTTATTGCTGATGGTGTGTTGCAACTGTTACCACAGCAACAGCCAGAAAAAATTCTAGCTCGAGACTACATTGCTACTTTCGGTGTGTTATCGCTGTACGATGTGAAAAAATGCTATCTGTGTGCAACTTCATTAGAGCAACGTGGGCTTGATATCAACGGCGAATGGGCTATCGATGATGTCACCCTATTATCTCCAGCAGATTTGAGCCGTCAACTGAAAACGTATGATGTTGTACTGACATTTTAA
- the tusB gene encoding sulfurtransferase complex subunit TusB: MLYSVSRSPYQCDLASLLRLVTPQDDILFLQDGVVALVKKGAIYNLMLSQLKNLFVLENDLVARGLRYQISDHVEVINYHAFVDLTTKHRQYLAW, translated from the coding sequence ATGTTGTACAGTGTCAGTCGTTCTCCGTATCAATGTGATTTAGCCTCTCTGTTAAGATTAGTGACACCACAGGATGACATCTTGTTTTTGCAGGATGGCGTGGTGGCGTTAGTAAAGAAGGGTGCAATTTATAACTTGATGTTAAGTCAACTGAAAAATCTGTTTGTACTGGAAAATGATTTGGTAGCGCGTGGCTTGCGTTATCAGATATCAGATCATGTTGAGGTGATCAACTATCATGCTTTCGTTGATCTCACTACCAAACATCGTCAGTACTTGGCATGGTAA
- the rpsL gene encoding 30S ribosomal protein S12, which yields MTTINQLVRKPRSRKVVKSNVPALEACPQKRGVCTRVYTTTPKKPNSAMRKVCRVRLTNGFEVTSYIGGEGHNLQEHSVVLTRGGRVKDLPGVRYHVVRGALDCSGVKDRKQARSKYGVKKPKS from the coding sequence ATGACAACGATTAACCAGCTGGTTCGTAAGCCCCGCAGCAGGAAGGTTGTGAAAAGCAACGTTCCTGCTCTGGAGGCTTGCCCGCAAAAACGTGGTGTTTGTACCCGCGTGTATACCACCACACCGAAAAAACCTAACTCTGCGATGCGTAAAGTGTGTCGTGTGCGTTTAACTAACGGTTTCGAAGTGACTTCTTATATCGGTGGTGAAGGCCATAACCTGCAGGAGCACTCAGTGGTTCTGACTCGTGGTGGTCGTGTTAAAGACTTACCTGGTGTTCGTTACCATGTCGTTCGTGGTGCACTCGACTGCTCGGGCGTTAAAGACCGTAAACAGGCACGTTCCAAATACGGTGTGAAGAAGCCCAAATCTTAA
- the rpsG gene encoding 30S ribosomal protein S7 encodes MPRRRVVGQRKILPDPKFGSELLAKFVNILMVDGKKSTAEAIVYSALETLAQRSGKNYLEAFEVALDNVRPTVEVKSRRVGGSTYQVPVEVRPVRRNALAMRWIVDSARKRGDKSMALRLANELSDAVENKGAAVKKREDVHRMAEANKAFAHYRW; translated from the coding sequence ATGCCACGTCGTCGTGTTGTTGGTCAACGTAAAATTTTGCCAGATCCTAAATTCGGATCTGAGCTACTGGCCAAATTTGTTAATATCCTGATGGTAGATGGTAAAAAATCTACTGCTGAAGCCATCGTCTACAGCGCGCTGGAAACCCTGGCTCAACGCTCTGGTAAAAATTATCTAGAAGCTTTTGAAGTCGCGCTGGACAATGTACGTCCTACGGTAGAAGTTAAGTCGCGTCGTGTCGGTGGCTCTACTTATCAGGTGCCAGTTGAAGTCCGTCCGGTTCGCCGTAATGCCTTGGCAATGCGTTGGATCGTTGATTCTGCGCGTAAACGTGGTGATAAATCAATGGCTTTGCGCCTAGCGAATGAATTGTCCGACGCAGTAGAAAACAAAGGTGCTGCCGTTAAAAAACGTGAAGATGTTCACCGTATGGCCGAGGCTAACAAAGCGTTCGCCCACTACCGCTGGTGA